A genomic region of Sphingobium sp. HWE2-09 contains the following coding sequences:
- a CDS encoding acetyl-CoA C-acetyltransferase, which yields MSDIVITAAKRTAVGSFMGAFGSTPAHELGRQAIIAALAQAGVAPDEVDEVILGQVLTAAQGQNPARQAAVNAGIPVERTAIGLNQLCGSGLRSVALAAQAIRAGDASIMVAGGQESMSLAPHAQYLRAGSKMGNVSLVDTMIHDGLTDAFNNYHMGITAENLAEKYQISRDAQDAFAVASQNKAEAARASGRFADEIVPVTIKGRKGDTIVDQDEYIRAGATIEGMQALRPAFKKDGTVTAGNASGLNDGAAALVLMSADDAAKRGATILGRIAGFATCGVDPAIMGIGPAPASRKALAKAGWSIADLDLIEANEAFAAQALSVGQELGWDADKVNVNGGAIAIGHPIGASGARVLTTLLYEMAKRDAKKGLATLCIGGGMGVAMCIER from the coding sequence TTGTCAGACATCGTGATTACCGCCGCGAAGCGTACCGCCGTGGGCAGCTTCATGGGTGCATTCGGTTCGACCCCCGCGCATGAACTGGGGCGTCAGGCGATCATCGCCGCTCTCGCTCAGGCTGGCGTCGCGCCTGATGAAGTCGATGAAGTGATTCTCGGCCAGGTGCTCACCGCTGCGCAGGGGCAGAACCCCGCCCGCCAAGCTGCGGTGAACGCGGGCATCCCGGTGGAACGCACCGCCATCGGCCTCAATCAGCTCTGCGGCTCAGGCCTGCGCTCGGTCGCGCTGGCGGCGCAGGCGATCCGCGCGGGTGACGCCAGCATCATGGTCGCAGGCGGCCAGGAAAGCATGTCGCTCGCCCCCCATGCGCAATATCTGCGCGCGGGCAGCAAGATGGGCAATGTCTCGCTGGTCGACACCATGATCCATGACGGCCTGACCGACGCCTTTAACAATTATCACATGGGCATTACGGCTGAAAATCTGGCGGAAAAATATCAGATCAGCCGCGACGCGCAGGACGCCTTTGCCGTCGCCAGCCAGAACAAGGCCGAAGCCGCCCGCGCCAGCGGCCGCTTCGCCGACGAAATCGTGCCGGTCACGATCAAGGGGCGCAAGGGCGACACCATCGTCGATCAGGACGAATATATCCGTGCCGGTGCGACGATCGAAGGGATGCAGGCGCTGCGCCCCGCCTTCAAGAAGGACGGCACCGTCACCGCCGGCAATGCCAGTGGCCTCAACGACGGCGCCGCCGCCCTGGTGCTGATGAGCGCCGATGATGCCGCCAAGCGCGGCGCGACAATCCTTGGCCGTATTGCCGGGTTCGCGACCTGCGGCGTCGATCCGGCGATCATGGGCATCGGCCCGGCCCCTGCCAGCCGCAAGGCGCTCGCCAAGGCAGGCTGGTCGATCGCCGACCTAGACCTCATCGAAGCGAACGAAGCCTTCGCCGCGCAGGCGCTGTCTGTCGGTCAGGAACTGGGCTGGGACGCGGACAAGGTCAACGTCAATGGCGGCGCGATCGCCATCGGCCATCCGATCGGCGCGTCGGGCGCGCGTGTGCTGACCACCCTGCTCTACGAAATGGCTAAGCGCGACGCCAAAAAGGGTCTTGCCACCCTCTGCATCGGCGGCGGCATGGGCGTCGCCATGTGCATCGAACGCTGA
- the phaR gene encoding polyhydroxyalkanoate synthesis repressor PhaR: MAKSKTANESEPVVIKKYANRRLYNTETSSYITLDLLSQMTREGREFTVVDAKSGEDITHNVLTQIIMEEEQRGKNMLPVNFLRQLISMYGDSMQSMVPQYLEASMDAFRKNQQQFQEAMKGAFGGGPLADIAKRNMQMFEAAASAFGNGVPGMPGMPGIPGMTPPVAPNAAPAAADGSKDEEISDLKAQLAALNAKIDKLT; this comes from the coding sequence ATGGCCAAGTCCAAGACCGCCAATGAATCGGAGCCGGTCGTTATCAAGAAGTACGCCAACAGGCGGCTCTATAATACCGAAACTTCAAGCTATATCACGCTGGATCTTTTGTCGCAGATGACGCGCGAAGGCCGCGAGTTCACCGTAGTGGACGCCAAGAGCGGCGAGGACATCACGCATAACGTCCTGACCCAGATCATCATGGAAGAAGAGCAGCGCGGCAAGAACATGCTGCCGGTCAATTTCCTGCGTCAGCTGATTTCCATGTATGGGGATTCGATGCAGTCGATGGTGCCGCAATATCTGGAAGCGTCGATGGATGCGTTCCGCAAAAACCAGCAGCAATTCCAGGAAGCGATGAAAGGCGCGTTCGGCGGCGGCCCGCTGGCCGACATCGCCAAGCGCAACATGCAGATGTTCGAAGCGGCGGCCAGCGCGTTCGGCAATGGCGTGCCGGGCATGCCCGGGATGCCGGGTATCCCCGGCATGACGCCGCCGGTCGCGCCGAATGCCGCTCCGGCGGCGGCCGATGGCAGCAAGGACGAAGAGATTAGCGACCTCAAGGCGCAACTGGCCGCGCTCAATGCCAAGATCGACAAGCTGACCTGA
- a CDS encoding DUF2256 domain-containing protein, whose amino-acid sequence MPRGVAKRDLPTKTCPVCQRPFAWRKKWERDWENVVYCSDRCRGGAKKG is encoded by the coding sequence ATGCCACGCGGCGTTGCCAAACGGGATTTGCCCACCAAGACCTGCCCGGTCTGCCAGCGCCCTTTTGCCTGGCGGAAGAAGTGGGAGCGGGACTGGGAGAATGTGGTTTACTGTTCCGACCGGTGCCGGGGTGGTGCCAAAAAGGGCTGA
- a CDS encoding alpha/beta hydrolase, whose translation MDSSPTPDHIAIAQGDAAPQHGPRPLPLFLNILWRETEGDPELRRRAFIGLRKYQDALRPPPPPAARVVATAGPARLLQHGADNGLHPVVFVPSLINPPRVLDLSESRSLLRHMAAAGHDAHLVDWGAPGPDDAALGLDGHVTDRLLPLLAALSRPPMLVGYCLGGTLALGAAALRPLPAVATIAAPWRFDAFPAPDLELIASLWRGAKAMSERIGYVPMEVLQSGFWAMDPARTIGKYAAFADATPGSDAEHAFLAVEDWANQGAPLSYAAGRDLFDHFYAANRTGAGRWHIDGRMVDPSAIDRPTLSITSTSDRIVPAAAGPRLREERSLALGHVGMVVGGRARAMLWEPLSHWLSTHGG comes from the coding sequence ATGGATTCCTCTCCCACACCTGATCATATTGCAATAGCACAGGGCGATGCCGCACCGCAACATGGGCCGCGGCCTTTACCCCTTTTTCTCAATATTTTATGGCGCGAAACGGAAGGCGATCCTGAACTGAGACGCCGCGCCTTCATCGGCTTGCGCAAATATCAGGACGCGCTGCGCCCGCCACCCCCACCGGCGGCCCGCGTCGTCGCCACCGCCGGACCGGCCCGTTTGCTGCAGCATGGCGCCGACAATGGCCTTCATCCGGTGGTTTTCGTGCCCTCGCTCATCAATCCCCCACGCGTGCTCGACCTGTCTGAAAGCCGATCCTTGCTGCGCCACATGGCTGCAGCAGGGCATGATGCGCATCTGGTCGACTGGGGCGCGCCCGGGCCAGACGACGCAGCGCTCGGCCTTGACGGCCACGTCACCGATCGCCTCTTGCCGCTGCTTGCCGCCCTGTCCCGCCCGCCGATGCTCGTCGGCTATTGCCTGGGCGGCACTCTGGCGCTGGGGGCCGCAGCATTGCGGCCTCTTCCCGCCGTCGCCACCATCGCCGCCCCCTGGCGGTTCGACGCTTTCCCCGCGCCCGACCTGGAGTTGATCGCGTCCCTGTGGCGCGGCGCAAAGGCGATGAGCGAGCGTATCGGCTATGTCCCCATGGAGGTGCTGCAATCGGGCTTCTGGGCGATGGACCCAGCGCGCACCATCGGTAAATATGCCGCCTTCGCCGACGCCACGCCCGGATCGGACGCCGAACACGCCTTTCTGGCGGTCGAGGATTGGGCCAATCAAGGCGCACCGCTCAGCTATGCAGCAGGCCGCGACCTGTTCGATCATTTCTACGCCGCCAACAGGACCGGCGCTGGCCGATGGCATATCGACGGACGCATGGTCGATCCGTCCGCGATCGACCGCCCGACCCTGTCGATCACCTCCACCAGCGACCGCATCGTCCCCGCCGCAGCCGGTCCGCGCCTTCGCGAAGAACGCAGCCTCGCGCTCGGCCATGTCGGCATGGTCGTGGGCGGTCGCGCCCGCGCCATGCTGTGGGAACCGCTCTCCCACTGGCTTTCCACTCACGGCGGTTGA
- a CDS encoding acetyl/propionyl/methylcrotonyl-CoA carboxylase subunit alpha, giving the protein MPITKILIANRGEIACRVMRTAKKMGIKTVAVYSDADARAPHVLMADEAVHIGPSPAAQSYLIADKIIAACKQTGADAVHPGYGFLSERESFRKALDAEGIIFVGPPANAIAAMGDKIESKKLALEAGVNVVPGFVGVIDDTEHAVRISNEIGYPVMMKASAGGGGKGMRLAYSEQDVREGFEATKREGLASFGDDRVFIEKFIESPRHIEIQVLGDQHGNIVYLNERECSIQRRHQKVVEEAPSPFVSPEMRKKMGEQCVALARAVGYFSAGTVELIVSGEDKTGDGFYFLEMNTRLQVEHPVTEEITGVDLVEQMIRVANGEALSFGQADVKINGWAIENRVYAEDPYRGFLPSTGRLIRYNPPETGADESGALIRVDDGVEEGGEVSMFYDPMIAKLITWAPTRLEAIDKQIEALDKFEIEGPGHNIDFVSALMQHERFRSGNITTGFIAEEYPDGFQGAPASPELLKRLSAIGAFAAMAQADRARRIEGQLGKRLAPPTDWQVKIGDAIHDVVIDGDEVTVDGDAIDMALEYTPGDRLIEAEFGDDDLAVRIAPVRSGFVLTAHGASHKLRILPGHAAPHARHMIEKIPPDLSRFLICPMPGLLVALHVAEGDKVEAGQPLAVIEAMKMENILRAQKAGTVKSVSAAQGESLAVDAVILEME; this is encoded by the coding sequence ATGCCAATCACCAAGATCCTGATCGCGAACCGTGGCGAGATTGCGTGTCGTGTCATGCGCACGGCCAAGAAGATGGGCATCAAGACCGTCGCGGTCTATTCCGATGCCGATGCGCGGGCGCCGCATGTGCTGATGGCGGATGAGGCGGTGCATATCGGCCCTTCGCCCGCGGCGCAGTCCTATCTGATCGCCGACAAGATCATTGCGGCGTGCAAGCAGACCGGCGCGGATGCGGTGCATCCGGGCTATGGTTTCCTGTCGGAACGCGAGAGTTTCCGCAAGGCGCTGGACGCGGAGGGGATCATCTTCGTCGGACCGCCCGCCAATGCGATCGCGGCGATGGGCGACAAGATCGAGTCCAAGAAGCTGGCGCTGGAAGCGGGCGTCAACGTCGTGCCGGGCTTCGTCGGCGTGATCGACGATACCGAACATGCCGTGCGCATCTCGAACGAGATCGGCTATCCGGTGATGATGAAGGCGTCGGCGGGCGGCGGCGGCAAGGGGATGCGGCTCGCCTATTCCGAGCAGGATGTCCGCGAAGGCTTCGAGGCGACCAAGCGCGAAGGGCTGGCCAGCTTCGGCGACGACCGAGTGTTCATCGAGAAGTTCATCGAAAGCCCGCGCCATATCGAAATTCAGGTGCTGGGCGACCAGCATGGCAATATCGTGTACCTCAACGAACGCGAATGTTCGATCCAGCGCCGCCACCAGAAGGTGGTCGAGGAAGCGCCGTCGCCCTTCGTGTCGCCGGAGATGCGCAAGAAGATGGGCGAGCAGTGCGTCGCTCTAGCCCGCGCGGTCGGCTATTTCAGCGCGGGGACGGTCGAACTGATCGTGTCGGGCGAGGACAAGACCGGGGACGGTTTCTACTTCCTGGAAATGAACACCCGGTTGCAGGTCGAGCATCCCGTCACCGAGGAAATCACCGGCGTCGATCTGGTCGAGCAGATGATCCGTGTCGCCAATGGCGAGGCGCTGTCGTTCGGACAGGCGGACGTGAAGATCAACGGCTGGGCGATCGAGAACCGCGTCTATGCCGAAGACCCCTATCGCGGTTTCCTGCCGTCCACCGGTCGGCTGATCCGCTATAATCCGCCGGAAACCGGCGCGGATGAAAGCGGCGCGCTGATCCGCGTCGATGACGGCGTGGAAGAGGGCGGCGAAGTGTCTATGTTCTACGACCCGATGATCGCCAAGCTGATCACCTGGGCGCCGACGCGGCTGGAGGCGATCGACAAGCAGATCGAGGCGCTCGACAAGTTCGAGATCGAGGGGCCGGGGCATAATATCGATTTCGTATCCGCGCTGATGCAGCATGAACGGTTCCGGTCGGGCAATATCACGACCGGCTTTATCGCGGAGGAATATCCCGACGGGTTCCAAGGCGCGCCTGCGTCGCCGGAATTGCTCAAGCGGCTGTCGGCGATCGGGGCGTTTGCCGCGATGGCACAGGCGGATCGGGCGCGGCGGATCGAAGGGCAACTAGGCAAGCGCCTGGCCCCGCCGACCGACTGGCAGGTCAAGATTGGCGACGCCATTCATGATGTCGTGATCGATGGCGATGAAGTGACGGTCGATGGCGATGCGATCGACATGGCGCTGGAATATACGCCGGGCGATCGGCTGATCGAGGCGGAGTTTGGCGACGATGATCTGGCGGTGCGGATCGCGCCGGTGCGGTCGGGCTTTGTGCTGACGGCGCATGGGGCCAGCCATAAGCTGCGCATCCTGCCGGGCCATGCCGCGCCGCACGCGCGTCATATGATCGAAAAAATCCCGCCGGACCTGTCGCGCTTCCTGATCTGCCCGATGCCTGGCCTGCTGGTCGCGCTGCATGTGGCGGAGGGCGACAAGGTCGAGGCCGGGCAGCCGCTCGCGGTGATCGAGGCGATGAAGATGGAAAATATTCTGCGCGCGCAGAAGGCGGGTACGGTCAAGAGCGTGTCGGCGGCGCAGGGCGAAAGTCTGGCGGTGGACGCGGTGATATTGGAAATGGAATAG
- the proS gene encoding proline--tRNA ligase, which yields MKHALNVTREQDFSAWYQAVISEADMAEESGVRGCMVIRPWGYGIWERIQKLLDEQIKATGHENCYFPLFIPLSYFEKEAEHVDGFAKEMAVVTHHRLIQKDGKLVPDPEAKLEEPLVVRPTSETVIGAAFSRWVQSWRDLPVLINQWANVVRWEMRTRMFLRTAEFLWQEGHTAHATVDEAMEETLKMLEVYRAFAEDCVGIPVVAGEKPENERFPGAVATYSIEAMMQDGKALQAGTSHFLGTTFSAAQGIKFQNAEGQQELAQTTSWGVSTRMIGGLIMVHGDDDGLRVPPRVAPYQIVVVPMLRDNDEDAAILDYCGELVASLNALDVFREPVRALLDKRPAKAATKRWGWVKKGAPIVIEVGGRDVAGGNVSVIRRDRLYREDGKLDSQVVAKGDFVASATATLEAIQASLFADAKGRLDGSIDRSIGDIDALKAYFNASAKPGWAEVQWAKPTGEALEKVVQWLKGEKLTLRNVPLDAKAADGVCVFTGAAAVERVLVGRSY from the coding sequence GTGAAGCACGCCCTTAACGTCACCCGCGAACAGGATTTTTCCGCCTGGTATCAGGCCGTCATTTCGGAGGCCGACATGGCCGAGGAAAGCGGCGTGCGCGGTTGCATGGTCATTCGCCCATGGGGCTATGGCATCTGGGAACGGATCCAGAAATTGCTGGACGAGCAGATCAAGGCGACCGGCCATGAGAATTGCTATTTCCCGCTGTTCATTCCGCTGAGCTATTTCGAGAAGGAAGCCGAGCATGTCGACGGCTTTGCCAAGGAAATGGCGGTGGTCACCCATCACCGGCTGATCCAGAAGGACGGCAAGCTGGTGCCCGATCCCGAAGCGAAGCTGGAAGAACCGCTGGTCGTGCGGCCGACGTCTGAAACTGTGATCGGCGCGGCGTTCAGTCGCTGGGTGCAGAGTTGGCGCGACCTGCCGGTGCTGATCAACCAGTGGGCCAATGTCGTCCGCTGGGAAATGCGCACGCGCATGTTCCTGCGCACCGCCGAATTCCTGTGGCAGGAAGGGCATACCGCCCACGCCACCGTGGACGAGGCGATGGAAGAGACGCTCAAGATGCTGGAAGTCTATCGCGCCTTTGCGGAGGATTGCGTCGGTATTCCGGTCGTCGCAGGCGAAAAGCCGGAGAATGAACGCTTCCCCGGCGCGGTCGCGACCTATTCGATCGAAGCGATGATGCAGGACGGCAAGGCGTTGCAGGCGGGCACGTCGCATTTCCTGGGCACGACCTTTTCGGCGGCGCAGGGGATCAAGTTCCAGAATGCCGAGGGACAACAGGAATTGGCGCAGACGACCAGCTGGGGCGTATCGACCCGGATGATCGGCGGCCTGATCATGGTGCATGGCGACGATGACGGGCTGCGCGTGCCGCCGCGCGTCGCGCCCTATCAGATCGTCGTCGTGCCGATGTTGCGCGACAATGACGAAGATGCGGCGATCCTGGACTATTGCGGCGAACTGGTCGCGTCGCTGAACGCACTGGATGTGTTTCGCGAGCCGGTGCGTGCGCTGCTGGACAAGCGGCCCGCCAAGGCGGCGACGAAGCGCTGGGGCTGGGTCAAGAAGGGCGCGCCGATCGTGATCGAAGTGGGCGGGCGTGACGTGGCAGGCGGCAATGTGTCGGTGATCCGGCGCGACCGGCTGTATCGCGAGGATGGCAAGCTGGACAGCCAGGTCGTTGCGAAGGGCGATTTCGTGGCAAGCGCGACGGCCACGCTGGAGGCTATCCAGGCGTCGCTGTTCGCGGACGCCAAGGGGCGGCTGGACGGCAGCATCGACCGGTCGATCGGCGATATCGATGCGCTCAAGGCCTATTTCAACGCCAGCGCCAAGCCGGGCTGGGCGGAAGTGCAATGGGCCAAGCCGACCGGCGAGGCGCTGGAGAAGGTGGTGCAGTGGCTGAAGGGCGAGAAGCTGACGCTGCGCAACGTGCCGCTGGATGCCAAGGCGGCAGATGGCGTGTGCGTG
- a CDS encoding tRNA-binding protein: MHLSHDPAATAAPMINFDDFLKVDIRVGTILSADAYPEARKPAYKLLIDFGPGIGQKRSAAQITDHYALEDLPGRQVAAVVNFPPRQIGKFMSEVLTLGFADAAGAVVLMAPDGPVPNGARLC, from the coding sequence ATGCACCTCTCCCACGACCCCGCTGCCACCGCGGCACCCATGATCAACTTCGACGATTTCCTGAAGGTGGATATTCGCGTCGGTACGATCCTGTCGGCCGACGCCTATCCCGAGGCGCGCAAGCCGGCCTATAAGCTATTGATCGATTTCGGCCCGGGGATCGGGCAGAAGCGGTCGGCGGCGCAAATCACCGATCATTATGCTTTGGAAGACTTGCCCGGGCGGCAGGTGGCGGCTGTGGTCAATTTTCCGCCGCGCCAGATTGGGAAATTTATGTCGGAGGTTTTGACGTTGGGCTTTGCCGATGCGGCGGGCGCGGTGGTGCTGATGGCGCCGGACGGTCCGGTTCCGAACGGAGCGCGGTTGTGCTGA